In the Girardinichthys multiradiatus isolate DD_20200921_A chromosome 4, DD_fGirMul_XY1, whole genome shotgun sequence genome, one interval contains:
- the zgc:165481 gene encoding E3 ubiquitin-protein ligase RNF182, which translates to MSSPQATSAQKDCPPPEELECKICYQRYNPNNRKPKILDCLHRVCSRCLIKILDITDGAGYIPCPFCRHQTEIAEYQVSALPDDVNIMSHLATRDKSCSLDPKREVVLTPKSLSSTSPSHDSSNCLVITIIEVQRDSQRSPSHNDSSDVYAEQSLDSVSIGSNGPTDHDALSKLCNHVPRILVWLLGFLYFGSLPLGIYLLVIQRVTLGIVCVSLVPSSLTVCLVYGFCQCLCQGMCDCVARG; encoded by the coding sequence ATGAGCAGTCCTCAGGCTACGTCAGCTCAGAAGGACTGTCCTCCTCCAGAGGAATTAGAGTGTAAAATCTGTTACCAGCGCTACAATCCAAACAACCGGAAGCCTAAGATCCTGGACTGTCTGCATCGGGTGTGCTCGCGCTGCCTCATTAAGATTCTGGACATCACTGATGGAGCAGGCTACATCCCCTGTCCCTTCTGCAGACACCAAACTGAAATCGCTGAGTACCAGGTCTCTGCCCTGCCTGATGACGTCAACATCATGTCCCACCTGGCAACACGGGACAAGTCCTGCAGCTTGGACCCGAAGAGGGAGGTAGTCCTGACTCCAAAGAGTTTGTCATCCACCAGCCCATCTCATGACTCCTCAAACTGCTTGGTCATCACTATAATTGAGGTTCAGAGGGATTCACAGCGCTCTCCAAGCCACAACGACAGCTCGGATGTTTATGCAGAGCAGAGCCTGGACTCTGTATCAATAGGCTCCAATGGACCCACTGATCACGATGCGCTGTCTAAGCTCTGTAATCATGTCCCACGTATCTTGGTGTGGCTACTTGGTTTCTTATACTTTGGCTCACTGCCGTTAGGAATTTATTTGTTAGTGATCCAGAGAGTGACTCTAGGAATTGTATGTGTTAGCTTAGTGCCGTCAAGTCTGACAGTTTGCCTAGTGTATGGATTTTGTCAGTGCCTGTGTCAGGGCATGTGTGACTGCGTTGCCCGGGGCTGA